Below is a window of Yersinia kristensenii DNA.
CTGTGTAATTTATACGATCGCTGGCTTCGATAAAGCGAAAACGAGTCTGCTCATTCAAAGAAGGGTCATCACTGAACCAAATAACTACTGCACCAGGATCAGCGTCAAAACTGAACTCATCGTCACCGTGAAACAGCGCTTCAAACGTAGCAGCAGCCATGACTGTCTTACCTGCACCGGTTACGGCAGTTAGTGAGAACGCGGTCCTGTCGAATTCGCTATGCCATAATCGGCGAGCTTTGCCCAAATTATTTAAGGATTCACGGACTGCGTCGCGTTGATAATCTTTGAGGGTGAACTTCATCCGTTATTCCCCATTGGTGAAGCTAAAATTGGTGAGATACGATTCATAAAGGCGGACTGCCTCGACGCTATCTGGCAAACGTTTAGCAATCGCCTGAAAGCGACGGTCATCGTTAGTAACGATATAGGCAATGATTAATTCGGTTCTCCCACACAAAGCCCTGATAAACGGCGTAGCAGCGTCAATATTACTTAGCAATCCATAAGTATCAGCTATAGCCCAACCATCATCCGGCAGTTTGTCTATAAGAATTCCCTTAGCACCAGCACGAAGCCATAGCAGCGGCGCGATCCGATTAAATGCTAGGTTATAACTTATAGATACCGGGGTTTCGTAGGTAAGGGTGAAAAACTCAGCATTTTCCTCAAAGCCTTCAGACATCGGGAATTCATCAGTAAATTTATAGTCCCCTTTTATCAGTTCACCATCTGGAGTTTTACCCGTAATAGCAGCAGCAACACGAGGCTTGGTAATGTGATCACAGATGCCCCATTTTTCCCACTCTTGGTCACCCGGCCTTAAACCTAACTCTCTAAGCTTTTTTTGTTCATCCGCGCTAACTTCATTGTTGGTAATACTTATACACTGGCGACGACCTCCGTCCTGCCGGTTCAAACGCATAACGGCGTGTACTGTAGTTCCAGAGCCAGAGAAAAAGTCCACAACTACAGCTTCAGGCTTGTCGGCAACAAAGAATCTGAGAGCATCTTCAACTGCATACAGAGATTTTGGGAAAGGAAAACGGCGTTCAGGAATTAATTTGGATAAAATCAACGATCCGCCATTCTCTGCATTGTGGGAGGCCATGTTCCACACTCGCTTAGGAATTACTCCCTTACGCTCTCGATGGACCGCCCTTACAGCGCCATCTGGATCATGCCCAATGATATCAATTCGTCCATCCCGAATAGCATCGACAGTACCACTTGGTAAATAATGAATTGCAACTTGTCCGCTTTCCGGCTTGTAGTTTCGTGCACGTATAAAGCCATTCCGAAGATATTTTTTGGCTGTTTCAGGAGTAATGCCCCAAAGTCCTTCGCCGCCTTTCGGTCTTAAAGGCCAGATGGGAATTGTTCCTTTTGGAGGCTGTACCGTCATGCGATCCACATCATCAGTGAGTGGCTCGCCAATGGAATCAATAAAGCCTGATACTTCGTCAATAAATATAGGGTAAAACTGATTTGGACGAGCACCTCGCTTAGCAGTCGGTTCGCGGCGGCGAAGCCCAAGCCAATCAATATCACGCCCGATTTGTGCAGCGGCTGAGCGAGAATCATCTAGCATATTTTGTTCGCCAAGCTGGACGCTGGAGCCCCCCAACCTTACGAAATAAATGAATTCCTCGACCCGAGAGAACTGACCAACCCGCGCTACACCCTTTGCACTGATAATGCTTGTAACCATTTCTATTTGTGCTTCAGGAAACACCTGTTCCAAAAGCAACCCGAGCCTCAAGTACTCTTTTTCGTCAATGGTAGCAATCAGCACTGAATCCGCAGGATTCAATAGCTCTTTAGCTAATAAAAGGCGACGCTCCATCATCGCGAGCCATTTACTATGCCGATACAGATCATCACCAGCAACATAATCGTTGTTGTACTTCCAGTCCTTTGCCCCTGTGTTGTATGGTGGGTCAATGTAGATCGCATTTACCTTGCCGCGATGAGTGTAGGTTAATGCTTTGAGAACGTGATAGTTCTCACCATTGATGATTGTATGGCATGGCTTATGGCCACCTCGGAGCACTTTGCCGGTACTAATTAGTCCCGGATAGATAGTATCGCGAAACTCAGCTACCACGACCAGAAAACCCAGCCCTACAGCCTTAGTTTCGGCTTCGGCAGTATCCAAAAGTTCTAATAATGCAGTCTTGTTGGCCCTGTTAACAGTCTTTACCTGCCAAAGCCGCTGATCACCTT
It encodes the following:
- a CDS encoding site-specific DNA-methyltransferase → MSRLTDLLAKAKAKDPALGAELDREFKILSARLPFGLNFERHSPEAVELPLRPVRKGDKVRILPERGSIKKGDQRLWQVKTVNRANKTALLELLDTAEAETKAVGLGFLVVVAEFRDTIYPGLISTGKVLRGGHKPCHTIINGENYHVLKALTYTHRGKVNAIYIDPPYNTGAKDWKYNNDYVAGDDLYRHSKWLAMMERRLLLAKELLNPADSVLIATIDEKEYLRLGLLLEQVFPEAQIEMVTSIISAKGVARVGQFSRVEEFIYFVRLGGSSVQLGEQNMLDDSRSAAAQIGRDIDWLGLRRREPTAKRGARPNQFYPIFIDEVSGFIDSIGEPLTDDVDRMTVQPPKGTIPIWPLRPKGGEGLWGITPETAKKYLRNGFIRARNYKPESGQVAIHYLPSGTVDAIRDGRIDIIGHDPDGAVRAVHRERKGVIPKRVWNMASHNAENGGSLILSKLIPERRFPFPKSLYAVEDALRFFVADKPEAVVVDFFSGSGTTVHAVMRLNRQDGGRRQCISITNNEVSADEQKKLRELGLRPGDQEWEKWGICDHITKPRVAAAITGKTPDGELIKGDYKFTDEFPMSEGFEENAEFFTLTYETPVSISYNLAFNRIAPLLWLRAGAKGILIDKLPDDGWAIADTYGLLSNIDAATPFIRALCGRTELIIAYIVTNDDRRFQAIAKRLPDSVEAVRLYESYLTNFSFTNGE